A stretch of Nonomuraea africana DNA encodes these proteins:
- a CDS encoding SGNH/GDSL hydrolase family protein: MTGHIRMRFARGIATTAAVVSASISATTGIAVAETDGTAGTTVTSRYVALGDSYASGTGLSEQQDSQCARSARSWPALLAKVYKSSFKNATCTAATTRSIWNHQGSKPPQANSLSADTTLVTLTIGGNDIGFSEIIATCVSRASSDRNGSPCQKHYGDQLRQRIEKLSPRIGAVLQDIKRRSPRARVVLVGYPSLLPANGADCKWESVPFAKGDIPYLDRTVFQLNEMLRQQAAWNSTTYVDLYTATKGADMCQPANKRFIEPVVPLGAMSAHPNLTGHVMMAAQISRSIG; the protein is encoded by the coding sequence ATGACCGGACATATCCGCATGCGATTCGCGCGGGGTATCGCGACGACGGCCGCAGTGGTCAGCGCCTCGATCTCAGCCACCACCGGCATCGCCGTCGCCGAGACCGACGGCACGGCCGGTACGACCGTCACATCCCGCTACGTCGCCCTCGGCGACTCGTACGCCTCCGGCACCGGCCTCAGCGAGCAACAGGACTCCCAGTGCGCGCGCTCCGCCCGGAGCTGGCCAGCGTTGCTGGCCAAGGTCTACAAGTCCTCGTTCAAGAACGCCACCTGCACCGCCGCCACCACCCGCAGCATCTGGAACCACCAGGGCAGCAAACCGCCGCAGGCCAATTCCCTGTCCGCGGACACGACGCTGGTCACTCTGACCATCGGCGGCAACGACATCGGCTTCTCGGAGATCATCGCCACCTGCGTCTCGCGCGCCTCGAGCGACCGCAACGGCAGCCCGTGCCAGAAGCACTACGGCGACCAGCTAAGACAGCGGATCGAGAAGCTGTCCCCCCGGATCGGGGCGGTCCTGCAGGACATCAAGCGGCGTAGTCCCCGCGCACGGGTCGTGCTGGTCGGCTACCCCTCGCTGCTACCCGCCAACGGCGCCGACTGCAAGTGGGAGTCCGTGCCCTTCGCCAAGGGCGACATCCCGTACCTCGACCGCACCGTCTTCCAGCTCAACGAGATGCTCAGGCAGCAGGCGGCGTGGAACAGCACGACCTACGTCGACCTGTACACGGCCACGAAGGGCGCGGACATGTGCCAGCCCGCGAACAAGCGGTTCATCGAGCCCGTGGTGCCCCTCGGCGCCATGTCCGCCCACCCCAACCTGACGGGGCACGTCATGATGGCTGCCCAGATCAGCAGGAGCATCGGCTAG
- a CDS encoding SCO4225 family membrane protein codes for MRSVRNAYRHIAGYKRGKLAVALSGSYILLIIGVRLFVEISVRLPDNDGLAGVWLFVVTMPLSWLVTLIAPDLAPTTFLFTLTTAGVFQASVLYSAVRGKKIASKPES; via the coding sequence ATGAGATCGGTTCGTAACGCATATCGCCATATCGCCGGGTACAAGCGGGGCAAGCTAGCCGTGGCGCTCAGCGGGTCCTACATCCTGCTCATTATCGGTGTGAGGCTCTTCGTGGAGATCTCGGTCCGGCTGCCGGACAACGACGGCCTGGCCGGCGTCTGGCTGTTCGTGGTGACAATGCCGCTGTCCTGGCTGGTAACGCTGATCGCGCCAGACCTCGCACCGACCACGTTCCTGTTCACTCTGACCACGGCCGGCGTGTTCCAGGCATCCGTGCTGTACTCCGCGGTACGCGGAAAGAAGATCGCGAGCAAGCCGGAAAGCTGA
- a CDS encoding metallophosphoesterase produces MRKAVAVPLSLLGLGVAGLGYASVIERNSFRLRRFDVPVLERGQRPVRILHLSDLHLTPGRRMLINWVRSLGSLEPDLVVNTGDSIAHVDAVPALMHALEPLLSRPGLFVYGSNDLYAPKPKNPVRYLWRTSKGERRQHVPSLPWRELGEGMAAEGWLDMNNTTARIKVGDLDIAVAGIHDSHIDRDRYDLVAGPAPRDADLRLGVMHSPEPRNMSLFAADGYQLLLAGHTHGGQLCIPFYGALVTNCGIDRARVKGLHRHESAWLHVSAGLGTSPYAPARFACFPEASLLTLVPRR; encoded by the coding sequence ATGAGGAAAGCTGTCGCAGTCCCCTTGTCCCTGCTCGGCCTGGGCGTGGCCGGCCTCGGTTACGCCTCGGTCATCGAGCGCAACAGCTTTCGTCTGCGCCGCTTCGACGTGCCAGTCCTCGAACGGGGCCAGCGCCCGGTGCGCATCCTGCACCTTTCTGACCTCCACCTGACGCCGGGCCGGCGCATGCTCATCAACTGGGTGCGCTCGCTGGGCTCCCTCGAGCCCGACCTCGTCGTCAACACCGGCGACTCCATCGCCCACGTCGACGCGGTCCCCGCGCTCATGCACGCCCTCGAGCCGCTGCTGTCGCGTCCTGGCCTGTTCGTGTACGGCTCGAACGACCTGTACGCGCCCAAGCCCAAGAACCCGGTCCGCTACCTCTGGCGCACCTCCAAGGGCGAACGCCGCCAGCACGTCCCCTCCCTGCCCTGGCGCGAGCTCGGTGAGGGCATGGCCGCCGAGGGCTGGCTCGACATGAACAACACCACGGCCCGCATCAAGGTCGGCGACCTCGACATCGCCGTGGCGGGCATCCACGACTCCCACATCGACCGCGACCGCTACGACCTCGTGGCCGGCCCGGCCCCCCGCGACGCCGACCTCCGCCTGGGCGTCATGCACTCCCCCGAACCACGCAACATGAGCCTGTTCGCCGCCGACGGCTACCAGCTCCTGCTGGCCGGGCACACCCACGGCGGCCAGCTCTGCATCCCGTTCTACGGCGCCCTGGTGACCAACTGCGGCATCGACAGGGCCCGCGTGAAAGGACTTCACCGGCACGAGTCGGCCTGGCTGCACGTGTCGGCGGGGCTCGGGACCTCCCCTTATGCCCCCGCCCGCTTCGCCTGCTTCCCCGAAGCTTCGCTGCTGACGTTGGTACCGCGCCGCTGA
- a CDS encoding GatB/YqeY domain-containing protein encodes MSALKDKLKADLSASMKSRDEVRLRTIRMALAAINVEEVSGKQARELSDDEILKVLTKEAKKRREAAEAFGGAGRAEQAQAELDEQAVLEEYLPAQLSDEELGRIVDEAVAELGVSGPQAMGQVMKVVNPKVAGRAEGGRVAQIVRTRLS; translated from the coding sequence ATGAGCGCATTGAAGGACAAGCTGAAGGCCGACCTGTCGGCCTCGATGAAGAGCAGGGACGAGGTACGCCTGCGGACCATCCGCATGGCGCTGGCCGCGATCAACGTGGAGGAGGTCTCGGGCAAGCAGGCCAGGGAGCTGTCCGACGACGAGATCCTCAAGGTCCTCACCAAGGAGGCCAAGAAGCGCCGCGAGGCCGCGGAGGCGTTCGGCGGCGCGGGCCGCGCGGAGCAGGCCCAGGCGGAGCTCGACGAGCAGGCCGTCCTGGAGGAGTACCTGCCGGCGCAGCTGTCGGACGAGGAGCTGGGCCGCATCGTCGACGAGGCCGTCGCCGAGCTCGGCGTGTCGGGTCCGCAGGCGATGGGCCAGGTCATGAAGGTCGTCAACCCGAAGGTGGCCGGCCGCGCCGAGGGCGGCCGCGTGGCCCAGATCGTCCGCACGCGCCTTTCCTGA
- a CDS encoding transglycosylase domain-containing protein — MQAQGKDRSNPFVNVVRLLAAGTAGGVLTAAIALPAVGGVGLTAKSTTESLSLRPERLDEPPLPERTEIFDADGKQIAQFYYQNRESVKIDQIAPVMRTAIISIEDFRFYEHGAIDIEGTARALAKNITGGGVVQGGSSITQQYVKLVQFNKAKTKKEAMAAIAPTVSRKLDELRYAMAIEAKYTKDQILEKYLNISYFGAGAYGIQAAAKRFFGKPAAKLDLSEAATLAGAVQNPVRTDPTLGKTARDHLMNRRNTVLDRMAELGKITVAEAAAAKKEKLGFKGTKIPGGCEESKYPYFCLYVKNEILTNPDFGATPEDREKLLQRGGLRIKTTLDPKMQKAAEQAIAKRVSTKDKPVAAQAMVVPGTGEIKAMAASRKFGDNKKKNETLINLAADGKHGGGVGFQQGSTAKAFTLAAALENGWKIDDGNSTGSSYDIPTNALSPFRDCKGRRVGETHSVRNSSEGGGGFKTLRTGTEGSVNTFFMKLEEAVGLCKVVKVAEKLGIKRADGGKLQEVPTFTLGVNEMDPVTVSNAFAVFAARGQYCRPMAITEIRDRNGKITPAKPKCKQVMDEEVADAVNEVMSGVFTRGTMGEVGGIGREAAGKTGTTDGYTAAWFAGYTPNLASAVSVGDPRGAFEHDLTNVTIGGQFYSYVYGATISGRIWKDSMIQALKGVEAPSFTPYNRDRFGGCSKSCAPKPPKKDKDRGRDRGDDGPFGNPDDNGPIDIWDTEGDGGPITPGRGRD, encoded by the coding sequence GTGCAAGCTCAGGGCAAAGACCGCTCGAACCCGTTCGTGAACGTCGTACGGCTGCTGGCCGCCGGCACCGCCGGTGGCGTGCTGACCGCCGCCATCGCGCTGCCCGCCGTGGGCGGCGTGGGCCTGACGGCCAAGTCGACGACGGAGTCGCTCTCCCTGCGACCGGAGCGGCTCGACGAGCCCCCGCTTCCTGAACGCACCGAGATCTTCGACGCCGACGGCAAGCAGATCGCGCAGTTCTACTACCAGAACCGCGAGTCGGTGAAGATCGACCAGATCGCCCCCGTGATGCGCACCGCGATCATCTCGATCGAGGACTTCCGCTTCTACGAGCACGGCGCCATCGACATCGAGGGCACCGCCCGCGCCCTCGCCAAGAACATCACGGGCGGCGGCGTGGTCCAGGGTGGCTCCTCGATCACCCAGCAGTACGTCAAGCTGGTGCAGTTCAACAAGGCCAAGACGAAGAAGGAGGCGATGGCGGCCATCGCGCCGACCGTCTCCCGCAAGCTCGACGAGCTGCGCTACGCCATGGCGATCGAGGCCAAGTACACCAAGGACCAGATCCTCGAGAAGTACCTCAACATCTCCTACTTCGGCGCGGGCGCCTACGGCATCCAGGCCGCGGCCAAGCGCTTCTTCGGCAAGCCCGCCGCCAAGCTCGACCTGTCCGAGGCCGCCACGCTGGCCGGAGCGGTGCAGAACCCGGTCCGCACCGACCCCACCCTGGGCAAGACCGCCAGGGACCACCTGATGAACCGGCGCAACACCGTCCTCGACAGGATGGCCGAGCTGGGGAAGATCACCGTGGCCGAGGCGGCCGCCGCCAAGAAGGAGAAGCTGGGCTTCAAGGGCACCAAGATCCCGGGCGGCTGCGAGGAGAGCAAGTACCCGTACTTCTGCCTCTACGTGAAGAACGAGATCCTCACCAACCCCGACTTCGGCGCCACGCCGGAAGACCGCGAGAAGCTGCTCCAGCGCGGTGGGCTGCGCATCAAGACCACGCTCGACCCCAAGATGCAGAAGGCCGCCGAGCAGGCCATCGCCAAGCGGGTCAGCACCAAGGACAAGCCGGTCGCCGCCCAGGCGATGGTCGTGCCGGGCACCGGCGAGATCAAGGCGATGGCCGCCAGCCGCAAGTTCGGCGACAACAAGAAGAAGAACGAGACCCTGATCAACCTGGCCGCCGACGGCAAGCACGGCGGCGGGGTCGGCTTCCAGCAGGGCTCGACCGCCAAGGCGTTCACGCTGGCCGCGGCGCTGGAGAACGGCTGGAAGATCGACGACGGCAACTCCACGGGCTCCTCGTACGACATCCCCACCAACGCGCTGTCGCCCTTCCGCGACTGCAAGGGCAGGCGGGTCGGCGAGACGCACAGCGTCCGCAACTCCAGTGAGGGCGGCGGCGGCTTCAAGACGCTGCGCACCGGCACCGAGGGCTCGGTCAACACCTTCTTCATGAAGCTCGAGGAGGCCGTCGGCCTCTGCAAGGTCGTCAAGGTGGCCGAGAAGCTCGGCATCAAGCGCGCCGACGGCGGCAAGCTGCAGGAGGTCCCGACCTTCACCCTCGGCGTCAACGAGATGGACCCCGTCACCGTCTCCAACGCCTTCGCCGTCTTCGCCGCCCGCGGCCAGTACTGCAGGCCGATGGCCATCACCGAGATCCGCGACCGCAACGGCAAGATCACCCCCGCCAAGCCCAAGTGCAAGCAGGTCATGGACGAGGAAGTGGCCGACGCGGTCAACGAGGTCATGTCCGGGGTGTTCACCAGGGGCACCATGGGCGAGGTCGGCGGCATCGGACGCGAGGCGGCCGGCAAGACCGGCACCACCGACGGCTACACCGCCGCCTGGTTCGCCGGCTACACGCCCAACCTGGCCTCCGCGGTCAGCGTCGGCGACCCGCGCGGCGCCTTCGAGCACGACCTGACCAACGTGACCATCGGCGGCCAGTTCTACAGCTACGTGTACGGCGCCACCATCTCGGGCCGGATCTGGAAGGACTCCATGATCCAGGCGCTCAAGGGCGTCGAGGCCCCGTCCTTCACGCCCTACAACCGCGACCGGTTCGGCGGATGCTCCAAGAGCTGCGCGCCCAAGCCGCCGAAGAAGGACAAGGACAGGGGCAGGGACCGCGGGGACGACGGCCCGTTCGGCAACCCCGACGACAACGGCCCGATCGACATCTGGGACACCGAGGGCGACGGCGGCCCGATCACTCCCGGCCGCGGCCGAGACTGA
- a CDS encoding WhiB family transcriptional regulator — protein sequence MWITDWTSRAACRGADPDALFVQGAAQNRAKLICRGCPVRTECLADALDNRIEFGVWGGMTERERRALLRRRPDVDSWRELLESAKEEYERTNELIAG from the coding sequence ATGTGGATCACGGATTGGACCTCCCGTGCCGCCTGTCGGGGTGCGGATCCGGACGCGCTGTTCGTCCAGGGAGCCGCTCAGAACAGGGCGAAGCTGATCTGCCGAGGATGCCCGGTCCGTACCGAGTGCCTCGCCGATGCGCTCGACAACCGCATCGAGTTCGGGGTGTGGGGCGGTATGACGGAGCGGGAACGGCGAGCGCTGCTGCGGCGGCGGCCCGATGTGGACTCATGGCGTGAGCTGCTGGAGTCCGCGAAGGAAGAGTACGAGCGGACTAACGAGCTGATCGCCGGCTGA
- a CDS encoding ArsA family ATPase: MTRVPPVLDVDAILDDRGTRIVVCCGSGGVGKTTTAAALGLRAAERGRSAVVLTVDPARRLAQSMGLTELDNTPRLVHSSGEGQLFAMMLDMKRTFDEIIEAHADPERARQILTNPFYQSLSSSFAGTQEYMAMEKLGQLRRSDEWDLIIVDTPPSRSALDFLDAPERLGRFLDGRFIRLLMAPAKAGGRSAFKLLNAGFGLVAGAMTKLLGAQVIKDLQTFVSALDAVFGGFRQRAEMTYKLLQAPGTAFVVVAAPERDAMREASYFVERLAEERMPLAGLVVNRVHLSPAAGLSAARSAAAAEDLESKGEHELTAAVLRLHAGRMQLAAREHREQEHFVSAHPTVPVAQIPAMSEDVHDLAGLREIGDLLALARA; encoded by the coding sequence ATGACCAGGGTCCCGCCCGTGCTCGACGTCGACGCGATCCTCGACGACAGGGGCACCCGCATCGTCGTGTGCTGCGGCTCCGGCGGCGTGGGCAAGACCACGACCGCCGCGGCGCTGGGGCTGCGCGCGGCCGAGCGGGGACGCAGCGCGGTCGTGCTGACCGTCGACCCCGCCCGCCGGCTGGCCCAGTCGATGGGCCTGACCGAGCTGGACAACACCCCACGCCTGGTCCACTCCTCGGGCGAGGGCCAGCTGTTCGCGATGATGCTCGACATGAAGCGGACCTTCGACGAGATCATCGAGGCGCACGCCGATCCGGAGCGGGCCCGCCAGATCCTGACCAACCCCTTCTACCAGTCGCTCAGCTCCAGCTTCGCCGGCACGCAGGAGTACATGGCGATGGAGAAGCTCGGCCAGCTGCGCCGCTCGGACGAGTGGGACCTGATCATCGTCGACACGCCGCCCTCGCGCTCGGCACTCGACTTCCTCGACGCCCCCGAGCGCCTCGGCCGCTTCCTCGACGGGCGCTTCATCAGATTGCTGATGGCGCCGGCCAAGGCCGGAGGGCGCAGCGCCTTCAAGCTGCTCAACGCCGGCTTCGGGCTCGTCGCGGGCGCGATGACCAAGCTGCTGGGCGCGCAGGTGATCAAGGACCTGCAGACCTTCGTCTCCGCGCTCGACGCGGTCTTCGGCGGTTTCAGGCAGCGCGCCGAGATGACCTACAAGCTGCTGCAGGCGCCCGGCACGGCCTTCGTGGTCGTCGCCGCGCCCGAGCGCGACGCGATGCGCGAGGCCTCGTACTTCGTCGAGAGGCTCGCTGAGGAGCGCATGCCGCTGGCCGGGCTCGTGGTCAACCGCGTGCATCTCTCGCCCGCAGCAGGGCTTTCAGCGGCGCGCAGCGCGGCCGCAGCGGAGGACCTGGAGTCGAAGGGCGAGCACGAGCTGACCGCCGCCGTGTTGCGGCTGCACGCCGGACGGATGCAGCTCGCCGCCCGTGAGCACCGCGAGCAGGAGCACTTCGTCTCGGCCCACCCCACGGTGCCGGTCGCCCAGATCCCGGCCATGTCGGAGGACGTCCACGACCTCGCTGGGCTCCGCGAGATCGGCGACCTGCTGGCCCTGGCCAGGGCATGA
- a CDS encoding ArsA-related P-loop ATPase — MTARDTDWDGVRLHVVTGKGGTGKTTVAASLALALASGGRKVLLVEVEGRQGIAQIFDLPPLPYEERKIAVAPGGGDVYALAIDPEEAMLEYLEMFYGMRRAGRTLAKMGIVDFATTVAPGFRDVLVTGKTTEAVRRRGKNGKRVYDAVVLDAPPTGRVTRFLNVTQEVAGLARVGPIKNHSDLVSGVVKSPETAVHFVTVLEEMPVQETLDGITELRSAGLPAGGIFINMVRESLLPQATLDSAVKGRFDAGEIALGLKAAGLADGAGDASAVADALAAEVVEHARRTELEKTERASLMAAAVPCYELPLLADGVDLAGLYELAEAICTKGAA, encoded by the coding sequence GTGACGGCAAGGGACACCGATTGGGACGGCGTGCGGCTGCACGTCGTGACCGGTAAGGGCGGCACGGGCAAGACGACGGTGGCCGCCTCGCTCGCCCTCGCGCTGGCCTCGGGCGGTCGCAAGGTCCTCCTCGTCGAGGTGGAGGGCAGGCAGGGCATCGCCCAGATCTTCGACCTGCCGCCGCTGCCGTACGAGGAGCGCAAGATCGCTGTCGCCCCCGGCGGGGGCGACGTCTACGCGCTGGCCATCGACCCCGAAGAGGCCATGCTCGAGTACCTCGAGATGTTCTACGGCATGCGCAGGGCGGGCCGCACGCTGGCCAAGATGGGCATCGTCGACTTCGCCACCACCGTGGCGCCCGGCTTCCGCGACGTGCTGGTCACCGGCAAGACGACCGAGGCGGTACGGCGGCGCGGCAAGAACGGCAAGCGCGTCTACGACGCCGTCGTGCTCGACGCCCCGCCCACCGGCCGCGTCACCCGCTTCCTCAACGTGACGCAGGAGGTGGCCGGCCTGGCGCGCGTGGGGCCCATCAAGAACCACTCGGATCTCGTGAGCGGAGTGGTGAAGTCTCCCGAGACGGCTGTCCACTTCGTGACGGTTCTAGAGGAGATGCCGGTTCAGGAAACTCTCGACGGCATTACCGAATTGCGCTCGGCAGGTCTTCCCGCGGGTGGAATCTTCATCAACATGGTCCGTGAATCACTGCTTCCGCAGGCGACACTTGACTCCGCTGTCAAAGGACGATTCGACGCGGGCGAGATCGCGCTCGGGCTCAAGGCGGCAGGCCTCGCGGACGGCGCCGGCGACGCCTCTGCCGTGGCGGACGCCCTGGCAGCGGAGGTCGTGGAGCACGCCCGCCGTACCGAACTGGAGAAGACCGAGCGCGCCTCGCTGATGGCGGCGGCGGTCCCGTGCTACGAGCTGCCGTTGCTGGCCGACGGCGTGGACCTGGCGGGGCTGTACGAGCTGGCCGAGGCCATCTGCACCAAGGGAGCGGCATGA
- a CDS encoding RidA family protein: MTPEEKLAELGLTLPEVVAPLAAYVPAVRSGDYVYTSGQVPMVDGKLPQTGKVGAEVSLEEARELAKICALNALAAVKSQIGDLSKIKRIVKVVVFVASTPDFTAQPQVGNGASELLRDVLGDLGVHARSAVGVTVLPLDAPVEVELIAEV, encoded by the coding sequence ATGACCCCCGAGGAGAAGCTGGCCGAGCTCGGCCTGACGCTGCCCGAGGTCGTGGCCCCGCTGGCGGCCTACGTCCCGGCCGTGCGCAGCGGCGACTACGTCTACACCTCGGGCCAGGTCCCGATGGTCGACGGCAAGCTGCCCCAGACCGGCAAGGTCGGCGCGGAGGTGAGCCTCGAGGAGGCTCGCGAGCTGGCGAAGATCTGCGCGCTCAACGCCCTGGCCGCGGTCAAGTCGCAGATCGGCGACCTGTCGAAGATCAAGAGGATCGTCAAGGTCGTCGTCTTCGTGGCGAGCACGCCCGACTTCACCGCCCAGCCCCAGGTCGGCAACGGCGCCAGCGAGTTGCTGCGAGACGTCCTCGGCGACCTCGGCGTGCACGCCCGCAGCGCGGTGGGCGTCACCGTGCTTCCGCTGGACGCCCCAGTGGAAGTGGAGCTGATCGCGGAGGTATAA
- a CDS encoding NUDIX hydrolase: protein MDNGIPLPGEFGERARDILAGRVQPVPPRDAATVVILRDSPRGPQVYLLRRKASMAFAAGAYVFPGGSVDPRDTDHAVAWAGPSPKEWGEVFNADEKTARGLVCAAVRETFEESGVLLAGQGEDTVVADTTGDDWEADRVALIDRSLAFADFLGKRGLVLRSDLLKPWAHWITPEIEVKRFDTRFFVAVLPEGQRTRDVGGEADKVVWRRPAEALGGEFFLMPPTHRTLTELSAFGSVEEVMAAEREIVRIMPRAVEIDGEMRLMA from the coding sequence GTGGACAACGGCATCCCGCTGCCCGGTGAGTTCGGCGAGCGAGCACGAGACATCCTGGCCGGACGGGTCCAGCCGGTCCCCCCGAGGGACGCCGCCACGGTGGTGATCCTGCGTGACAGCCCTCGCGGTCCGCAGGTCTACCTCCTCAGACGCAAGGCGAGCATGGCCTTCGCCGCCGGCGCGTACGTCTTCCCCGGCGGCTCGGTCGACCCGCGCGACACCGACCACGCGGTCGCGTGGGCCGGGCCCTCGCCGAAGGAGTGGGGCGAGGTGTTCAACGCCGACGAGAAGACCGCCAGGGGCCTGGTGTGCGCCGCTGTACGGGAGACCTTCGAGGAGTCGGGGGTGCTCCTTGCGGGTCAGGGAGAGGACACGGTCGTCGCCGACACCACCGGCGACGACTGGGAGGCCGACAGGGTCGCGCTGATCGACAGGAGCCTGGCCTTCGCCGACTTCCTCGGCAAGCGCGGCCTGGTGCTCCGCTCCGACCTGCTCAAGCCGTGGGCGCACTGGATCACGCCGGAGATCGAGGTCAAGAGGTTCGACACCAGGTTCTTCGTCGCGGTGCTCCCCGAGGGGCAGCGCACCCGCGACGTGGGCGGGGAGGCGGACAAGGTGGTGTGGCGGCGTCCGGCCGAGGCCCTGGGCGGGGAGTTCTTCCTGATGCCGCCGACCCACCGCACGCTCACCGAGCTCTCGGCCTTCGGGAGCGTCGAGGAGGTCATGGCGGCGGAGCGGGAGATCGTCCGCATCATGCCCCGAGCGGTGGAGATCGACGGCGAGATGCGGCTGATGGCATGA
- a CDS encoding MBL fold metallo-hydrolase yields MSGLYLPLAGPDGIRTDHAENLLAPNPSEMTLEGTNTWVIGTDEVVVVDPGPDDEAHLQRIVRHLGRRRVVQILLTHGHHDHSGGAGRLAELVGAPVRALDPRHRLGDEGLSDGDVIEVGGLELRVYGTPGHSFDSLCFWLPADLAMLTGDTVLGRGTTVIAHDGNLADYLRTLDRLRAAAEELGAETLLPGHGPALADPLHALDGYIAHRRERLDQIRAARASGATTPREIVEIVYADVDRALWFAAEMSVRAQLDYLDRL; encoded by the coding sequence ATGAGCGGTCTGTACCTCCCGCTGGCGGGCCCCGACGGCATCCGCACCGACCACGCGGAGAACCTGCTGGCGCCCAACCCTTCGGAGATGACCCTGGAGGGGACCAACACCTGGGTGATCGGCACGGACGAGGTGGTCGTCGTCGATCCCGGCCCCGATGACGAAGCGCATCTCCAGCGGATCGTCCGGCACCTGGGTCGGCGCAGGGTCGTCCAGATCCTGCTGACGCACGGCCACCACGACCACAGCGGCGGCGCAGGACGCCTCGCCGAGCTGGTCGGCGCGCCCGTGCGGGCGCTCGACCCGCGGCACCGGCTGGGTGACGAGGGGCTGTCCGACGGCGACGTGATCGAGGTCGGCGGCCTGGAACTGAGGGTGTACGGCACGCCGGGGCACTCGTTCGACTCGCTGTGCTTCTGGCTGCCCGCGGATCTCGCCATGCTGACCGGCGACACCGTGCTGGGCAGGGGCACGACGGTGATCGCCCACGACGGGAACCTGGCCGACTACCTGCGCACGCTCGACCGGCTGCGCGCCGCGGCCGAGGAGCTGGGAGCCGAGACGCTGCTGCCGGGACACGGGCCCGCGCTCGCCGACCCGCTGCACGCGCTCGACGGCTACATCGCCCACCGGCGCGAGCGCCTCGACCAGATCAGGGCGGCGAGGGCATCAGGCGCCACGACGCCGCGCGAGATCGTGGAGATCGTCTACGCGGACGTCGACAGGGCACTGTGGTTCGCCGCCGAGATGTCCGTGCGCGCCCAGCTCGACTACCTGGACCGGTTGTAG
- a CDS encoding Crp/Fnr family transcriptional regulator produces MNTEDVLGKAPLFAALDRESAAALRTSITEVQLSKGQTLFSENETGDRLYVVLDGKIKLSRTAPDGRENLLSVLGPSEMFGELSLFDPRPRTATASALTDVRLAGLGHDDLRPWLTGRPEVALHLLRALAQRLRRTNDVLADLVFTDVPGRVAKALLDLAERFGTKTDDGLRVHHDLTQEELAQLVGASRETVNKALADFAQRGWLRIEAKAVVILDMERLYNRSR; encoded by the coding sequence GTGAACACCGAAGACGTGCTGGGCAAGGCCCCCCTGTTCGCCGCGCTCGACCGCGAGAGCGCCGCCGCGCTGCGCACGAGCATCACCGAGGTTCAGCTGTCCAAGGGTCAGACCCTGTTCAGCGAGAACGAGACCGGTGACCGGCTCTACGTCGTTCTCGACGGCAAGATCAAGCTGTCGCGCACGGCCCCTGACGGCCGCGAGAACCTGTTGAGCGTGCTCGGGCCGAGCGAGATGTTCGGCGAGCTGTCACTGTTCGACCCACGCCCGCGTACCGCGACCGCCTCCGCGCTGACCGATGTCAGGCTGGCCGGGCTCGGCCACGACGACCTGCGGCCATGGCTGACCGGCCGCCCCGAGGTGGCGCTCCACCTGCTGCGCGCGCTGGCGCAGCGGCTGCGCCGCACCAACGACGTGCTGGCCGACCTGGTCTTCACCGATGTGCCGGGACGCGTGGCCAAGGCGCTGCTCGACCTGGCCGAGCGCTTCGGCACCAAGACCGACGACGGCCTGCGCGTCCACCACGACCTCACCCAGGAGGAGCTGGCGCAGCTGGTCGGCGCCTCGAGGGAGACGGTCAACAAGGCGCTGGCCGACTTCGCTCAGCGCGGCTGGCTGCGCATCGAGGCCAAGGCCGTGGTCATCCTCGACATGGAACGGCTCTACAACCGGTCCAGGTAG
- the nth gene encoding endonuclease III, with protein METRLALVRRARRMNRILAETYPDAHCELDFTNPLELLVATILSAQCTDKRVNMVTPTLFAKYPTVDDYAGADPSEMEEIIKSTGFFRAKTNSIIGMAQAISAKHGGVVPGRLADLVALPGVGRKTANVVLGNAFGVPGLTVDTHFQRLVRRFGWTEEADPVKIERVVGELIPKREWTVFSHRVIWHGRRICHARRPACGVCPLAALCPSYGTGPTETGQAAKLVRSGPFS; from the coding sequence ATGGAGACCCGGCTGGCGCTGGTACGGCGGGCGCGACGGATGAACAGGATCCTCGCCGAGACCTACCCCGACGCGCACTGTGAGCTCGACTTCACCAACCCCCTCGAGCTGCTGGTTGCCACGATCCTGTCGGCGCAGTGCACGGACAAGCGCGTCAACATGGTCACGCCCACGCTGTTCGCGAAGTACCCGACCGTCGACGACTACGCAGGCGCGGACCCGTCCGAGATGGAAGAGATCATCAAGTCCACCGGGTTCTTCAGGGCGAAGACCAACAGCATCATCGGGATGGCCCAGGCGATATCCGCGAAGCACGGCGGCGTCGTGCCCGGCCGCCTCGCCGACCTGGTCGCCCTGCCCGGAGTGGGCCGCAAGACCGCCAACGTGGTGCTCGGCAACGCCTTCGGCGTGCCGGGTCTGACCGTCGACACGCACTTCCAGCGGCTGGTGCGGCGCTTCGGCTGGACCGAGGAGGCGGACCCGGTGAAGATCGAGCGGGTGGTGGGGGAGCTGATCCCCAAGCGCGAGTGGACCGTGTTCTCGCACCGGGTGATCTGGCACGGCCGGCGCATCTGCCACGCCCGCAGGCCGGCCTGCGGGGTGTGCCCCCTGGCGGCGCTCTGCCCCTCGTACGGCACCGGCCCCACCGAGACGGGTCAGGCGGCCAAGCTCGTCAGGTCGGGTCCCTTCTCGTAG